The following coding sequences lie in one Elusimicrobiota bacterium genomic window:
- a CDS encoding DUF4932 domain-containing protein → MPAVLEVDPKVELVAVLEGLAEAGPCAACGPSGYWERASALGREHEACRLFGAMGPGDWRHRHPALVILDFSPPPALEVSVSAGHYGRQAGQDPVSRLLPALRAFCREGGFQKFFDSERPFYESLLEPLRESLNRLDIEAPVFDYLGMRSTVRYHFILSPLYHGWAMHNVLHPGADGSWDIYTISGHSRVENGRPRAELKPDILINAWHEVCHTLVDRVTQSHRGALEPLSGLYALMSGTAKNKYQGPPGWLHMVDEHVIRAITARLAAARRGEEEGLLCLSREKKEGFALIGPVYEILKEYEAARGRYPCLADFYPRIIELLRRVRGA, encoded by the coding sequence ATGCCGGCGGTTTTGGAGGTAGACCCCAAAGTGGAGCTGGTGGCGGTTTTGGAAGGCCTGGCCGAGGCTGGACCCTGCGCCGCCTGCGGCCCGAGTGGGTATTGGGAACGCGCCTCCGCGCTCGGACGAGAGCACGAGGCCTGCCGGCTTTTTGGCGCCATGGGGCCGGGAGATTGGAGGCACCGCCACCCCGCCTTGGTTATCCTGGACTTCAGCCCGCCTCCCGCCCTCGAGGTGTCCGTTTCCGCGGGCCACTACGGCCGCCAGGCCGGCCAGGATCCGGTGAGCCGGCTTCTGCCCGCGCTGCGCGCATTCTGCCGGGAGGGGGGCTTCCAGAAATTTTTCGATAGTGAGAGGCCCTTTTACGAATCGCTGCTCGAGCCGTTGCGGGAGTCGCTGAACCGGTTGGATATAGAGGCTCCGGTCTTCGATTATTTGGGGATGCGCTCGACCGTGCGCTATCATTTCATCCTCTCGCCCCTGTATCACGGCTGGGCCATGCACAATGTGCTCCACCCTGGGGCGGACGGCTCCTGGGATATCTACACCATCTCCGGGCACAGCCGCGTGGAAAACGGCCGCCCCCGGGCGGAGCTTAAGCCCGACATCTTGATCAACGCCTGGCACGAGGTCTGCCATACTTTGGTGGACCGCGTCACGCAGTCGCACCGCGGAGCCTTGGAGCCCCTCTCCGGCCTTTACGCCCTGATGAGCGGCACCGCCAAGAACAAATACCAGGGGCCGCCCGGCTGGCTTCACATGGTCGATGAGCACGTGATCCGCGCCATCACCGCGCGCCTGGCCGCGGCCAGGCGCGGGGAGGAGGAGGGCCTGCTTTGCCTTTCCCGGGAGAAAAAGGAAGGCTTCGCCTTGATCGGCCCGGTTTACGAGATCCTCAAGGAGTATGAGGCCGCGCGCGGGCGATATCCTTGCCTGGCCGATTTCTATCCCAGGATCATCGAACTCTTGAGGCGAGTGCGGGGGGCCTGA